The nucleotide window AGTTTTTAGCCGAAGATAAAGATGCTCTGACCCAGGATTTTCTTTTAGTCAATTACCCGATCATCCCAACAGGAACAGTCAAAGATTATCTTGATCAACAGAAAAAAGTCGAGGAATATATTAACACACCCGAACTTTTTCAGAGTGTTCAGGGAGCGATGCTCGTTGCGGGAAGAAAAATTAAAAATTTAATTGGAAAAGAAGAAGACCCCAATCATTTCAGTATACCCGGATCACATATTTTAGGTGACCGTTACTTCAGTATGGCAGCAATACGATACGGAGATTATGTTGCTAAAATTTCCATTGCTCCGAAATCAGAAAATGTCGCTAGCCTCCACGGGAAAGATATGGATGAAAATTTAATTAAGAATGAACCTGAAAGTTTTCTGACCACCATCGTAAAAAACTTTTTTGAAAATCAGACTGCTGTCTACGAACTCTCTGCACAGTTGTGTACTGATCTTGAAAAAATGCCGGTTGAAGATGGTTCCGTTCAATGGATGGAAGATGTCAGTCCGTTTCAGACAATAGCAAGTTTGACTATCAGTCCGCAAAACACGTTCAGCCCGGAACGAAGAGTGTATGGTGATGATGTTCTGAGTTTCAACCCTTTCCATTGTCTTTTAGAACACAGACCACTCGGTAACATCATGCGTGTAAGAAAACTCGCCTATGAAACCTCATCCAAATATCGTCATCATATGAATGCTGCACCACGCGTGGAGCCTAAAAGTATTGATGAATTGCCCGATTAACTATCTGAGCAATGTATAAAAAAAAGAAATCCTAATTCGATCAGGATTTCTTTTTTGATTAAAAATAATGTATATCTGTTTTTTTGTTAATCGATTTTTTTAAGTCGTATTTGACTGCAAGACATCACTCAAATTTAATTTAAAGTCCACTTTCATTACACAGTATAGATCACTTCAAAAATCTTAAAAACACATTATTTATTTCGCCATATCAATGACATAACGAAAACGTACATCTTCATTTTTTATCTTATCAAAAGCATCGTTGATCTCTTCGATTTTAATCAATTCTACTTCCGGCGCAATACCATTTTCTGCACAAAAATCCAAAACTTCCTGCGTCTCTTTAATGCCGCCGATCAATGATCCTCCGACAGATCTACCAAATTTAGAGACTTCCATATTATTGATTGGCTTATCATATTCTCCCAAAAGTCCTACCGTTACAAGTGAACCTTTTACACCCAAAAGTGGAACATAGAGATTAATATCAAAACCATAAGGAATTGTGATCAGGATAAAATCAAAAGCTAATTCATGAGCTTCCATATCTTTTTTGTCTTCTGAAATAATGACTTGATCAGCACCCAACTTCATTGCCTCTTCACGCTTTTCTTCCTTGGTGGTAATGGCAGTTACATTCGCACCCATAGCTTTTGCAATCTGCACAGCCATGTGACCCAAACCACCAATTCCTACAATTGCCACTTTAGAGCCATCTTTAATATCCGCTTTTTTAAGAGGACTGTAAGTAGTTATGCCTGCGCATAGGATAGGGGCTGCATTGGAAAGTTCAAGTTTATCGGAGATTGTCAACAAAAATCCTTTGTTAACAACAATATGGCTGGAATAACCTCCAAATGTGTTATAATCAGATTCAGGATCGTTAAAGTAACCGTTGTAAGTCATTGTAGCGCCATGCTCCCCCAGACAAAACTGCTCTTCTCCATTTTTACACGATTCGCAACTCTGGCAACTATCGATCATACAGCCAACACCTACGATCTGACCTTCGTAAAAGTCTGAGACTTCTGATCCTTTTTCAATAATTTTTCCGATCACCTCGTGACCCGGAACGCTAGGATATCTAGTATTTTTCCAATCGTTGTTTACCTGATGGATATCACTGTGACAAACTCCGCAATAAAGAACTTCGATAAGCACCTCATCCGTCTTAGGCTTATCGCGGACAACTTCCATTTCTTTTAGTGTTTTACCGTTGATCAGATCTCCGGACGCACCATAACCCTTTACAATAAACTGGTAGTCATTATTTACAATACTTTTTTCCATAATTGATAATATTTTGATTGGTTCCACATCTGAAATTAGTATCGTAAGCCAACCTTCAGATATTCTGACATCACAATTTTCAGACCAACTGCTCTTATTACGGTATTCTTATAATTTTATCGTTGCTTAAAAAGTTTTTTTTACTTTAATATAAGGTTGACTAATGTGGTTAAAAGATTTTGTTTATTTCTGCCAATATTTTTCAGTACGATATAAACAAAGTAAATAATAGGCATAAAAGAATTATACACTTCTCTGTATTAAAAGTTTTTCACAAAGCCAACCCCTACACTTTTATTCTGATAAAAAGGCATAATGATAGTCGCTGACTTTTGATTTTTCCCTCCTATCAAATGATTGATTTTAGGATATAACCAATAGGCTAATTCTGTCGAAAGGATACCAAAACCTGCTCCCCCGACAACATCGCCGAACCAATGTTTGTCATTCAGCATTCTGTAGACTCCTGTGAAAACAGCTAAAGAATATCCCGAAATTCCCAAGAAGAAATTGGTGTCCTTGTATTCCCTGAACATAAACTGGGCAGATGCAAATGCGATCGCAGTATGCCCTGAAGGAAACGAAAGATTGTGGGACTGATCCGGCCTCTCTTCTTTCACGATATGTTTTAAAGGCACTACAATAGCTGATGTTATCAACATAGAAGTTCCGTAAATAATGCTTCTATCTCTAAAATTATGCTTTCCCTGCACTCCAAAAGCATTTAAACCGTACACCAAAGCAGCAGGGGCAAACTGGGTATAATTATCCAGTCTGATATGATCCGGTTTGTGCTCGTTGATCTCATCTCTGGTAGAGAAATTCAGTTGTTTAAGACCATTCACACTTATACTCGCAACACCATAACCAATCAATGCAGTGGGAATGATCAGTTTTTTATAATTTAAAGTATTCTTTTCGGTATTTAAAACTACTGTACTGTCTATTTTTATTTCCTGAGCCTTGATTGTATCATTATTTTGAGCTTTTCCGAAGACCGATACTAATATGAAAAGGCAGCCTGCAGTTTTATGAAGATAATTGGACATTTCTTTTTT belongs to Chryseobacterium sp. KACC 21268 and includes:
- a CDS encoding catalase family protein, whose product is MNQQEKDNIKNYVRYSDEIEVKQPNEDEDSRAVVESMARVNKIMFERYRHAVRDAHAKNHGILRGELEIYDNLPEHLAQGLFKKPWKYPVIIRFSTASGMIEPDKKSSQRGMAIKVIGVEGEKFLAEDKDALTQDFLLVNYPIIPTGTVKDYLDQQKKVEEYINTPELFQSVQGAMLVAGRKIKNLIGKEEDPNHFSIPGSHILGDRYFSMAAIRYGDYVAKISIAPKSENVASLHGKDMDENLIKNEPESFLTTIVKNFFENQTAVYELSAQLCTDLEKMPVEDGSVQWMEDVSPFQTIASLTISPQNTFSPERRVYGDDVLSFNPFHCLLEHRPLGNIMRVRKLAYETSSKYRHHMNAAPRVEPKSIDELPD
- a CDS encoding NAD(P)-dependent alcohol dehydrogenase, which gives rise to MEKSIVNNDYQFIVKGYGASGDLINGKTLKEMEVVRDKPKTDEVLIEVLYCGVCHSDIHQVNNDWKNTRYPSVPGHEVIGKIIEKGSEVSDFYEGQIVGVGCMIDSCQSCESCKNGEEQFCLGEHGATMTYNGYFNDPESDYNTFGGYSSHIVVNKGFLLTISDKLELSNAAPILCAGITTYSPLKKADIKDGSKVAIVGIGGLGHMAVQIAKAMGANVTAITTKEEKREEAMKLGADQVIISEDKKDMEAHELAFDFILITIPYGFDINLYVPLLGVKGSLVTVGLLGEYDKPINNMEVSKFGRSVGGSLIGGIKETQEVLDFCAENGIAPEVELIKIEEINDAFDKIKNEDVRFRYVIDMAK
- a CDS encoding phosphatase PAP2 family protein, translating into MSNYLHKTAGCLFILVSVFGKAQNNDTIKAQEIKIDSTVVLNTEKNTLNYKKLIIPTALIGYGVASISVNGLKQLNFSTRDEINEHKPDHIRLDNYTQFAPAALVYGLNAFGVQGKHNFRDRSIIYGTSMLITSAIVVPLKHIVKEERPDQSHNLSFPSGHTAIAFASAQFMFREYKDTNFFLGISGYSLAVFTGVYRMLNDKHWFGDVVGGAGFGILSTELAYWLYPKINHLIGGKNQKSATIIMPFYQNKSVGVGFVKNF